The Mucilaginibacter rubeus genomic interval GGAGATAAAAAAATGCAAATTGTTGGCGTAGTGAATGATTTTCACTTAGAGTCGATACGTTCGGCCATAAAGCCTACTTGCATTCATATTAACAATGGCTATTACAACAACGGCACATTTCATATCGCGCTTAAACCGCAAACTGCCGGCGGTAATGACTGGAAAAAAGCTATCGCATCGATGGAAAAGGCCTGGAAAGAAATTTATCCTGAAGATGATTTTGAATATCACTTTTTTGATGAAAATATTGCTAAATTTTATGATGCTGAGCAGCATACCTCAACACTGCTAACATGGGCTACTGGTTTATCAATATTTATCAGCTGTCTTGGTTTATTAGGTTTGGCTATTTACAATACCAATCAGCGCACCAAGGAGATAGGTGTACGCAAAGTGCTTGGCGCCACCGTAACACAAATAGTTACCATGCTATCAACCGAACTGGTATTGCTTATTGCACTGGCCTTTGTTCTGGTAACACCACTGGCCTGGTATGCTATGAACAAATGGATGGAAAGCTTCGCAGATCGCACTACCATAAGCTGGTGGATTTTTGTAATAAGCGGAGGAGGAATGCTGCTGACAGCTTTGATTACATCCAGTTTCCAAACCATTCGGGCTGCATTGGCGAACCCGACCAAAAGCTTACGTTCAGAATAATTTGTCATTGAGTCATTTGCTTCGCGTCATTAGTCATTTTATGATTAAATGAGAGAGCCAATGACTTAATGTCCCATTGACAAAATGATATAAAAATATGTTTAAGAATTATTTCAAAGTAGCGTTTCGCAATTTAAGTAAACACCGTACCACGGGCTTTATCAATATTGCCGGACTTACGGTTGGCATTACTGCTGCGGTATTCATTATGTTGTGGGTGCAAAACGAGCTTAGTTTTGACAATTATCATAAAGATGTTGATCGGATCTATCGTGTGAAGGCGAAGCTTACCTTAACTAAGACCGAAACCTGGGTTTGGGAATCGTCGCCTTATTTGTTGGGTGGGGTGGCCAAAAAGGAAATTCCTGAAGTTAAAGATTATACTTTTTTATGGCCCGGATACATGATCACCGTTCATAATAAGGGGCAGCTGATCTCCGAAAAAAAGTATGCTTATGTTGATGCTAACTGGTTCAATGTTTTTCATTATGACTTTGTTGATGGCAGCGCCGAAAGCTTTTCTAAAAACCCGTTTAGCTTAATCCTCACGCAGTCAACAGCGAAAAAATACTTTGGCAATGGCGAAGCAGTGGGTAAAATGCTTAGGCTTGATAGTGTCAATTATCAAGTGCAGGCTGTGGTTAAGGATAATCCGGCTAATTCAACTTTTCAGTATGATATATTGATTCCGGTAGCCGCGAAGCTTGTAAATCCGCATGAAAAAGAACAATCGACGCATTGGGGAAATTACAACGGACTTACGTTTCTTAAGCTGCAACCAGGCGTGAATACAAATGAAACAGCAAAGAAGCTTACCGATATCATCCGGAAAAATAACAAGGATAGCGAAAATACAGCGCTAAACGTGATTAGTCTGAAGGATATGCACTTTGAAAATGATCTGCAAAATTCATCGTTTGAACATGGTAACCGCAGGCTGGTTAGCATATTTATGATATTGGCTGTATTGCTGCTGGCTACAGCCTGTATTAACTATGTAAACCTTACTACAGCGCGTGCAAGTGTGCGCTCAAAAGAAGTGAGTGTACGTAAAATAGTTGGAGCGGGTAGGTTTCAGTTATTTGGCCAGTTTATGTCCGAGTCGCTGGTAGTGAGTGTATTGGCTTTGATTTTTTCTGTCATTTGCATCCAACTATTTATGCCCTGGTTTAACAATGTAACCGAAAAACATTTTACCCAGCCATTGGCTTCAACCACAACCTGGCTTATATTATTGGGCACGTTACTGGTAAGTTTCATATTTAACGGCCTTTATCCGGCCATCTTGTTATCCTCATTTAAACCTTTAAGTGTTTTTAAAGGTCGCAGTACCTTAAATATCAAAGACGGCGGCGTTCGTAAAGCATTGGTTGTTGTGCAGTTTGGTATTTCTGTTATGCTGATCATTTGTACGATGGTTATCTATCGTCAGTTGGATTTTATGCAGAAGGCCGATCTCGGTTACAATCGCGAGCATGTTTTTTCTTTCCGGATTCCGTGGAATGTATTAGGGTTTGATGACAAAAAACGGGTTTCGATGCTGAGCAGTATTGCCAATGAGCTTCGGGAGCAAAGCCCGATAAAAGAGGTAGCCCAATCACAGAGCGATGACTTTTATAATAACGGTACCAAAATGTCGGGATCGATGGATTGGGCCGGCCGTCCTAAAGATTACAAGCCTTCTGTAGCTACATTATCTGCCGATGAAAATTTTCAGCAAATGATGAGCCTGAAAATGAAGGAGGGACATTGGTTTGGCAAAGCCAATGTCGACCAACACAACGTTATCTTAAACGAGACAGCAGTAAAGCAATTGGGGCTTCGTAATCCAATTATCGGGCAACGGTTTAAGTTTAACGGCGATTCGGGTATTGTGGCCGGTGTAGTTAAAGATTTTAATTTCAGGAGCCTGCACGAAAAAATAGGGCCCATGGTCATAAACAACCATACCGATTGGGCCGGTAGTTTTTACATAAAAACGGCATCTGGCAATACAGCCGGGGCTATTAGGGCCGCACAAAACGTGTGGAACCAATTTGTGCCCGATCAACCGTTTGCGTACAATTTTTTAGATGAAGGTTATAACAAATTGTATCATGCCGAGCAACGCTCTTCGACATTGATCACCGTATTTGCCTCAATAACAATCGCGATATCTGCTATGGGCTTACTGGGGTTGGCCGCCTTCGCCGCCGAGCAGCGCGTAAAGGAGATCGGGATCCGCAAGGTGCTTGGTGCAAGTGTACAAAGTATCATCAGGCTGTTATCGGCAGATTTTTTGAAAACTGTATTGATAGCAAACCTCGTCGCGTTTCCGGTTGCCTGGTATATGATGAACAAATGGCTGCAGGATTTTGCCTACCGCATTGATATTTCCTGGTGGATGTTCGCCGCTGCAGCCTGCATCGCATTAATCATCGCGCTGCTAACGGTAAGCATCCAATCCATTAAAGCCGCACTGGCCAACCCGGTGAACAGTTTGAGAAGCGAGTGATTTTCAGGCGAAAGGTTAAAGGCAAAAACCAAAACGTAGCACTAAATCATGAAAGCGTCCGGTGTTTGAAAAACATTGGACGCTTTCACCTTTCACCTTTCACCTTTCACCTTTCACCTTTCACCTTTCACCTTTCACCTTTCACCTTTCACCTTTCACCTTTCACCTTTCACCTTTCACCTTTCACCTTTCACCTTTCACCTTTCACCTTTCACTTAACTTTAACACATTTTAACTACTCATTTAAAGGGTTTTGCGTATCATCGTATAAAGTATTGGATATGATAAAAAACTACTTTAAAATAGCCTGGCGCAACCTTTGGAAGCATAAGTTTTATACGTTTATCAATATGTTTGGCCTGGCGCTGAGCATTGGTTGCAGTATTATACTTTTTCAGTTTATCACCTATCATTTGAGTTTTGATACCTACCACCATAATGCCAAACAGGTATACAGGGTGGTACATCGGCTAACAGCCTTCGAGGGGGCTCCGATATATGACCAGGGAGCTCCCTTAGCTTTGGCGCGGGATGTAAAGGCAAGCGATCCGAGGGTGAAAGATGTAGCTGCATTATTGCGAATGCACGATATCAACGTAACTATTCCTCAAAATAATGGCACGGGCAAAAGAATGTTTGCTGAGCACGAAAACATTGGCATAACAGATGACCACTTTTTTAACGTGTTCGATTATCAATGGGAACAGGGTAATAAAAACACAGCTCTTGTAGAGCCCAATACTGCTGTTATAAGTAATGGACTGGCCGAAAAGTATTTTGGAAGCCAGGACGTCATTGGTAAAACCATCAAGGTTGATAATAAAAATGTTTTTACGATAACAGGCGTGGTAAAAGATCACCCGGCAAATACCGATCTGAAGTCAGATATATTTCTTTCTATATCAACGCTTAAAAATATTTACCCGGATGTTTATACTCCGATGTATAACGATTGGAATTTTATTAATTCAACCAATTCCATTTATGTTGAACTCAAAGATGGGGTGAGCGCTGATGTTGTTGAAAATGATATAAACCAGTTGAATGTGAAGGCGCAAGGCGCGGCAGAAGCCAAACCATACCATTTTATGATGCTGCCATTAAGCGAAGTGCATTTTGATGGCCGTTTTGCGGGCGTTATCCAACGGTCGTTATTAGTAACACTGGGTGTAATCGGTTTGCTGCTTATAATTATAGCCTGTGTTAATTTCATCAATATGGCTACCGCGCAAAGCTTTAAACGGGCTAAAGAGATAGGCACCCGGAAAGTATTGGGTAGCTCGCCGGGTGCCATATTTATCCAGTTTATTTCCGAAACATCATACATCGTAGTTTTTGCTGCATTATTATCATTTGTAATGGTGATCGTGGCTATACCTGTTTTGAACAACTGGCTGCAAACTCAATTAAACTTTAACCTTTTTGCCGATTACAGGCTTGCAGGTTTTATAGTGGCAGTTTTAGCCATTATCATCTTAGCTGCAGGATCATATCCCGCGCTGATATTAAGCCGGTTTAAGCCTGTTAACGCGTTGAAAAACCAGGTTGGCGGCAAAACGCAATCAGCGGGTTTTACCCGTAAAAGTTTAATTATTGTGCAGAATGTGATTGCGCAGGTGCTTATTATCAGCACCATTTTGATAACCATGCAGGTTAAATACCTCAAAACAACGGATCTCGGTTTTAATAAAGACGCGGTTATCATGCTGCCTGTTCCTAATAATGACAAAGGCAAAACCGATTTTTTGCGTAATCAGCTAATGGCCGATCCTGCAATAAAAAGCGTCTCTTTCTGTTACCGGGCTCCGTCGTCTACAGCCGATAAAGGAGGATCAATTAAATATGATACCCGCGATTGGGAAAAGTTTGTTGGCTATACCCAAATAGGCGATGCCGACTATATTAAAACTTTTGGACTGCAATTGGTAGCAGGCCGCAATATAGTAGAAAGTGATACCGCCCGCGAATACCTGGTTAACGAATTGCTGGTTAGTAAATTAAGACTTAAAGATCCGCAACAGGCTCTCGGAAGGCGTTTCACCGCAGGCGACTTATCCAACAATCCGGGTATTATAGTAGGTGTGGTAAAAGATTTTCATGCCAAATCGTTGTATACGGCTATCGCTCCTGAATATATTTCTACATTCAGAAAAGGTTACCAATATGCTGGCGTAAAAATCAGTTCGGGAAACCCTTCGGCAGTTATTGAGCATATTAAAAGGGAATGGCAGATGGTTTATCCCGACAACGTATTTGAATACCGTTTTCTCGATCAGCAAATAGCCGATTTTTATCAAAAGGAAGATTTGCTAAATAAACTCATTACCTCAAGTGCGGTGATAGCCATTTTTATCAGCTGCCTTGGCCTACTCGGGCTCATATCTTTATTGACCTTACAGCGCACCAAAGAGATTGGGATTCGCAAAGTACTCGGCGCATCGGTGGCTCATATAACCGGTTTGCTTTCTGTCGATTTTCTAAGGCTGGTTCTTGTAGCTGTTGTAGTAGCGTCGCCCATAGCCTGGCTCACGATGAGCAAATACCTGCAAAATTTTGCCTATCGTATAGATATTCAATGGTGGGTGTTTCTGGCGGCAGCTTTTATAGCTTTGTTAATCGCGTTTGTAACGGTAAGTTTCCAATCCATCAAAGCGGCTATGACAAATCCGGTTGAGAGTTTGAGGTCTGGAGAGTGATTTTCATAGATCAGTGATTGGAGATTAAAGGTTAGTTTCTTTGGAATATAGATAAGAAGTCATTTGATTGTTACGGATGACTTTTTATCTATATTTTTTTGAAACCCTTAACTATTCAGAAATGTTCACCTCTAACCTCTAACCTCTAACCTCTAACCTCTAACCTCTAACCTCTAACCTCTAACCTCTAACCTCTAACCTCTAACCTCATTGTATCATTACCGTACACAAGGTGTTACGCTTACGAACAGTTAATGATTTGATGTTGGTTTAAGTTGTTGATATTCAGTTGTTTTTTATTTTGGTATATGTTTTACATTGAAATAAAAAATCGCTGTACGGTATGCTTAAAAATTACTTCAAAATAGCCTGGCGCAACATTGTTCGCCACAAAGGTTATTCTGCCATAAATGTTGCGGGCTTAACAGTTGGCTTAGCAGCCTGTTTGCTCATTTTCGTCATCATTCAGTTTGAGCTTAGTTTTGATACTTTCAATCCTAACTATAAAAATATCTACCGTATAGTAACACAAGAAAAACACGAGTCGGAAAGTACTACTAATCCCGGTGTCGCGGTTCCGGCTACCGATGCCTTGCGGTTGGATATCCCACAAGCTAAAGTAGCCGCTTTGAACAGCAGCTATGGTAGCCAGATCACCGTACCAGAAGCGGCCGGCAGCAACAGCGGCGATAAAAAATTCACCGAAAATATAGGTGTGTTGTTTATTCAGCCGCAGTTCTTCGATATTTTTAGCTATAAATGGCTGGCTGGCAGCCCATCAGTATTGGCTAACCCCGATATGGTGGTTTTAGATAAAAGCTCGGCCGTTAAGTACTTTGGCGACTGGACTACCGCTGTAGGCAAAACTCTTAAAATGGATAATGTTTTAACACTGAAAGTGTCTGGTGTTGTTGAAGATGCTCCGGTAAACAGCGATTTCCCGTTTAAGATAATGGTATCATTTGTTACCTGGAAACAACATCCTAAAGATTATAACTACAGTGCCGAATGGGGATCAACAAGCAGCAGCCACGAAGTATTTATGCTGTTCCCGGCAAGCATGTCGAAAAGTAGTATTGATGACCAGTTAAAGGCATTTTCCGCCAAGCATTTCAAAAAAGGATCGGCACAAACCACGTTACTGCCGCAGCCGCTTGCCGATATGCACTTTGATACCCGCATAGGTAACCCGCTTGGTGATCATAGTACCAGTAAGGCTACTTTGCGCACCCTGTCGTTTATAGCCTTGCTGATCATTATTATGGCTTCTATCAATTTTATTAACCTGTCTACAGCGCAATCTGTTGGCCGGTCAAAGGAAGTTGGTATCCGTAAGGTATTGGGTAGCACCCGTCCGCAATTAATTGCCCAGGTAATTGGCGAAACCACGCTTATTGTTATTGCTTCTGCGTTGATTGCGTTGGCCGTGGCGAGGCTGGCCATGCCACAACTCAAAAATATAGCCAATGTACCTGATACTATCAGCCTGTTTACGACCGGAAGCATATTGTTCCTGGTAGCAAGTACCATAACCATAGTGCTGTTATCGGGCATTTATCCTGCGTTAGTGGTATCAGGCTTTAAACCCGTGCTTGCCCTTAAAAATAAAATTACAGCCGCTTCGATAGGAGGCATCCCGCTTCGCCGCGCGCTTGTAATTGCCCAGTTTGCCATATCTCAATTGCTTATTATAGGTACTATTGTGGCCGTAAACCAAATGGATTATGTCAACAAGGCCGATTTGGGTTTCAATAAAAATGCTTTACTTATTATTCCCGGTTATACTGATAGCCTGAGCCTGCATAAAATGGAATCATTTAAGCAGCAGGTACTGCAAAATCCTAATGTTAAAGACATCGCGTTCTCATCGGATGTGCCATCTTCAGAAAATAACTGGGGCACCAATTTCGACTTTAATAACTCCACCAAAGATGTAGGTTTTAACACCTATCTTAAGTTTGGTGATGTAGACTACTTTAAAACTTATGGGTTAACATTTGTTGCCGGCAAAGGCTATGATGTAAGCGATACCGCCAGGCAATACGTAGTTAACGAAACCTTTATACATAAATTGGGTATCCAAAATGCCAATGAGGCTATCGGCAAAACGTTACGTTTAGGTGGTGGCAGATGGTTGCCAATAGTGGGAGTGGTTAAAGATTTTAAAACCAATTCGCTCCGTGAAGCTATAAAACCGATTGTGATCTCTCCGGCTAAGAAATTTGAAGGCCAGATCGGTATCAAAATTCAAACATCCGACCTGAACAAAACAGTTGCTCAACTGCAAAAGCTGTGGGAAAACACGTATCCCGAATATGCTTATAACGGTTACTTTCTGGATGAAAACATAGCCAAATTTTACGAGCAGGAAAATAAGATGGCCCTGGTATACAAGATATTTGCCGGCATTGCCATATTTATATCGTGCCTCGGCTTATACGGACTTGTATCGTTCATGGCCGTTCAGCGCACAAAAGAGGTCGGCATCCGTAAAGTACTGGGTGCTTCGGTAAGCAGCATCGTATTCCTGTTTTCGAAGGAGTTTATGATACTTATCGGAATCTCGTTCCTGATAGCGATGCCTGCGGCATGGTATATTATGAATGGCTGGCTGCAAAACTTTGTGTACCGTATTTCCATGAGTGTATGGATCTTTTTACTGGCGATAGTATCATCGCTGATCATTGCGTGGGTAACAGTAGGCTATAAAGCAGTTAAAGCGGCACTTGTTAACCCGGTTAAAAGTCTGCGATCTGAATAGTCATTGTTTCATTTGCTTCGCGTCATTAGGTCATTATCAAAAACGCAAAGCAAAATGTATAATGACTCAATGACATGGGAATAAATGATGCGAAGCAAATGACACAACGTAAATGACTTAATGAAACAACCATGATAGGAAATTACATTAAAACCACTGTACGCGGCTTGATGAAAAACCGGGCTTACAGCTTTTTGAATATCGCCGGTTTGGCTATAGGTGTGGCTTGCGCGTCTATGATATTCCTGTGGGTGCAGGATGAGTTAACCTTTAATCACAATTTTGTAAAGCGGGACAACCTGTACACAGTGCGTGAAAATCAGACCTATGATGGTAAAACTTCAACATTCAGGGCCACTCCCGGGCCGATGGCTGCCGCTTTGAAAGGCGATATCCCTGGTGTAAAAAATGCCGTCCGGATGGCCGGAGAAGACGATATAGTATTCGCCCTGGGTGAAAAAGTGATTAATGAGCAAGGCTCATATGCCGACGCGGAGATTTTTCCGATGCTTAAATTGTCTTTTGTTCATGGCGACGAAGCCAATGTTTTTCATGATCTGCATTCGGTCGTGATTAATACAACCATGGCGAAAAAGTTTTTTGGTGATGCCAATCCAATTGGAAAAACCTTGAAAATGAATAATGAGCAGGATTTTGTTGTCACCGGTGTATTTACCGATCTGCCCAAAAACTCAACATTCCAGATGCAATGGTTCGCGCCCTTAAAAAACATCGATCATATGCAGCCCTGGATGCAGGATTGGGGCGCCAACTGGGCCCGAACTTATGTAGAGCTGGAACCATCTGCGGATGTTAATGCCGTTAACAAAAAGCTGGCTAATTATATCGGAACCAAAAAGAACGGTAATAAAACGGTCTCTTTTCTTTTCGGAATGAATGACTGGAACCTGCGCGATAAATTTACCGACGGTAAAATGGATGGTGGCCGCATCGAATATGTTCGCCTGTTTTCGGCTATCGCGTTTATTATCCTCATCATAGCGTGTATCAATTTCATGAACCTTTCAACTGCCCGGTCCGAAAAACGGGCTAAGGAAGTTGGTGTTCGTAAAGTTATGGGGGCAGGTAAAGGCAAGCTTATAGCCCAGTTTATAGGTGAGGCGGTAATCATGGCATTTATTGCAGTAATAGTAGCTGTGTTTTTAGTTTATGCTGCCTTGCCATCATTCAATAATATGGTTCAAAAGGAGCTTACTGTCGATCTTTTGCAGCCAGTGCATTTATTTTATTTATTGTCGATAGGCTTGATTACCGGTTTGCTGGCTGGCAGCTATCCTGCGTTTTACTTGTCATCATTTAACCCTATCGCGGTGTTAAAGAACATCAAATTACCATCAGCGGCAGGCGCAGGTTTTATCAGGCAAAGTTTGGTGGTAATTCAGTTTTCAGTTTCGATCATATTGATTATCGGTACGGTAATTATCTATCAGCAAATTCAACATGTTAAAAACAGGGAACTGGGTTATGAAAAAGATAACCTTGTTTATATCGATACCAAAGGCAAGCTGACAGATCACTTCGCGGCGGTAAATAATGAATTAAAACAAACCGGTGTTGTGGCCGATGCTTCATTAAGCGAATATCCTGTTTTACAGATCTGGAGCAATACCGATAACTTTTCATGGGATGGTAAAGACGCCTCAAAAAATCCATTGATCACTATTGAAAGTGTGAGCCCGCAGTTTGTATCAACCATGAATATGAAATTGATTGCAGGCCGGGATTTTTATGCCAATGCCAAGCTTGATAGCAGCAACGTGATCATTAACGAAGCTTTTGCCAAACAAATGGGCAAAGCGGGGCATGTGGGCGGTATTATCAGGGATGGAGGCAGCAAGCCTTATCAAATAGCAGGGATCATTAAAGATTTCCTATACAATGACATGTACGTTTCGGGCGCGCCGCTGATGTTGTTTAGCCGGCCGCAAAACAATAATATTTTAACTATTCGATTTAAACAGGGCGTTACCCTAACTGAAGCTCTGGCTAAGGCAGGCGAGGTTTACAAGCGTGCTAATCCGGGCTATCCCTTCGAGTACAAATTTGTTGACGCTGATTTTGATGAGCTGTTTAAAACAGAAGCCCTTACTGGTAAGTTGGCCGGTGTGTTTGCTTCGCTGGCCGTTGTTATATCTTGTCTTGGGTTATTTGGCTTAGCGGCCTATACCGCCGAAAGAAGGATCAAAGAAATAGGTATCCGCAAAGTACTCGGCGCATCGGTAGCAGGTTTAACCGGTTTGTTATCGCGCGATTTTCTGAAACTCGTGGCCATTTCATGCCTGATCGCTTTCCCGGTTGCATGGTATGCCATCAATAACTGGCTACAAAGTTATCAGTACCGCGTAACTGTACAATGGTGGGTATTTGCCGCCGCAGGGATAGCTGCCATCGTAATAGCACTGGCAACCGTAAGTTTCCAGGCCGTTAAAGCAGCGTTGAGTAACCCGGTGAAAAGTTTGAGAAGTGAGTAGCAGTCGGCAGTGGCAGTTTGCAGTAATTGTAAGCCGAAAACCAATGAACTGATGAACCAGTGAACTAATGAACTAAAAAATGATCAAGAATTATTTAAAAATCGCGTGGCGCAATATCCTTAACAACAAGGTTTATAGTGCAATTAACATACTGGGACTGGCTGCCGGGATGGCGGTTGCGCTGATGATTGGTCTTTGGGTGGCCAATGAGTATTCGTATGACAGGTTTTTACCTAATTATGAGCAGCTTTATCAGGTTGAACAGCATTTTACCACCCAGCACGATGGTGAGCATACGCAAACAGCTGTTTCATTGCCATTGGCAGATGTGTTGCGTAAGGAAATTCCGGGTATCAAGCGTGTTGCCGAAACCGATTGGATAGGGATGCAATGGCACGACCTGTTGGTTGGCGATAAAAAGCTTTATGTAGCCGGAGGTGCAGCTAATCCGGATTTTTTGCAAATCTTTAAATACACTTTTATAAAGGGTAATGCTAAAGATGTATTTACCCAGCCAAATTCCATTATCCTGAACGAGTCGACCGCCACGGCTTTGTTTGGTAATGCTGATCCTATCAATAAGATAGTACGTTACGACAACAGCCAGAATTTAAAAGTAACCGGTGTTGTAAAAGATATCCCTAAAAACGCTACGCTTCAATTTAGCTTTTTAACGCCTTTTGCCTTTAAGGAAGCAACTGAAGGTTGGATGAAGGGAGCCCGCACCATGTGGACAAACAACTCGTTTAATATGTACCTGGAGTTGCAGCCTGGCGTAACTATGGAGCAGATTGCACCTAAAATTAAAAACATTGTTTATGATCATAACATGGAAATGCGTCCGGCCAAACCGGAAGTAATTATCCATCCGCTAAAAAAATGGCACTTGTATAATGACTTCAAAAACGGCAAGGCTGTTGGTGGTTTTATTGATTATGTGCGTATGTTTAGTGTGATAGGCATTTTGGTGCTGCTCATTGCCTGCATCAATTTCATGAATCTTTCAACCGCACGTTCAGAAAAACGGGCCCGCGAGGTTGGGGTGCGTAAAGCTATCGGTTCTCAACGCAGTGACCTTATAGCCCAATTCCTGGCCGAGTCGATCATGATCACTTTCATCTCATTTTTGTTATCGATAGTGATGGTGCAGCTGGCTATTCCGTCGTTTAATGCAATTGTAGGTAGCGCTATTAGTGTTCCTTATACCAATGTATTGTTTTGGGGAGCAATGATTGCTTATGTACTGCTTACTGGTTTATTAGCAGGTAGTCGCCCTGCATTTTATCTGTCGTCGTTCAACCCTGTTCAGGTTTTGAAAGGCACTATCAAGGTTGGTAAATCGGCCTCATTGCCGCGCAAGATATTGGTAGTAATGCAGTTTAGCTGTTCTATTGCCCTCATTATAAGTACCATCATTGTTTACCAGCAAATTCAATACGCCAAAAACAGGCCTACCGGCTATAGCTCAACCCGCTTGATGATGACCGATATGAGCGGCGATCTGGAACATAACTATAGCGCTTTAAAAAATGATCTGATAGCAAGCGGAATGGTTGAAAGTGTAGCCTCGGCTTCAAGTCCTGTTACCAATATTTACAGCCATGCCGGTGTAGAAAATTGGCCCGGTAAAAATGCGGGAGAAACAGGTATTAATGTCGGTGCCATTTCTGTATCGCCCAATTACTTCAAAACAATGGGTATGGCTATGAAAGAAGGTCGTGACTTTTCGGCCGAGTGGGCAGCTGATACAACAAATGTTATCATTAATGAAGCTGCTGTTAAACGCATGGGTCTGAAAGATCCTATCAATAAAGTTATAAACTATAGTTTTATGGGCCGGGTGCACATCATTGGCGTAGTAAAAGATGCCTTGATGGAGTCACCTTTTACGCCTGTACAGCCTGCAGTATTTAATCATGGCAGGGGAGGCAATAACATCATGTACCGCCTTGCACCCAACGCGGACATGCAAGATGCCATTAAAAGGATTGGGAAGATCTTTGATACGTATAATCCGGCATATCCTTACATCTACCAGTTTGTTGATGAGGAATACAACCGCAAGTTTAGCCTTG includes:
- a CDS encoding ABC transporter permease produces the protein MIGNYIKTTVRGLMKNRAYSFLNIAGLAIGVACASMIFLWVQDELTFNHNFVKRDNLYTVRENQTYDGKTSTFRATPGPMAAALKGDIPGVKNAVRMAGEDDIVFALGEKVINEQGSYADAEIFPMLKLSFVHGDEANVFHDLHSVVINTTMAKKFFGDANPIGKTLKMNNEQDFVVTGVFTDLPKNSTFQMQWFAPLKNIDHMQPWMQDWGANWARTYVELEPSADVNAVNKKLANYIGTKKNGNKTVSFLFGMNDWNLRDKFTDGKMDGGRIEYVRLFSAIAFIILIIACINFMNLSTARSEKRAKEVGVRKVMGAGKGKLIAQFIGEAVIMAFIAVIVAVFLVYAALPSFNNMVQKELTVDLLQPVHLFYLLSIGLITGLLAGSYPAFYLSSFNPIAVLKNIKLPSAAGAGFIRQSLVVIQFSVSIILIIGTVIIYQQIQHVKNRELGYEKDNLVYIDTKGKLTDHFAAVNNELKQTGVVADASLSEYPVLQIWSNTDNFSWDGKDASKNPLITIESVSPQFVSTMNMKLIAGRDFYANAKLDSSNVIINEAFAKQMGKAGHVGGIIRDGGSKPYQIAGIIKDFLYNDMYVSGAPLMLFSRPQNNNILTIRFKQGVTLTEALAKAGEVYKRANPGYPFEYKFVDADFDELFKTEALTGKLAGVFASLAVVISCLGLFGLAAYTAERRIKEIGIRKVLGASVAGLTGLLSRDFLKLVAISCLIAFPVAWYAINNWLQSYQYRVTVQWWVFAAAGIAAIVIALATVSFQAVKAALSNPVKSLRSE
- a CDS encoding ABC transporter permease, which translates into the protein MIKNYLKIAWRNILNNKVYSAINILGLAAGMAVALMIGLWVANEYSYDRFLPNYEQLYQVEQHFTTQHDGEHTQTAVSLPLADVLRKEIPGIKRVAETDWIGMQWHDLLVGDKKLYVAGGAANPDFLQIFKYTFIKGNAKDVFTQPNSIILNESTATALFGNADPINKIVRYDNSQNLKVTGVVKDIPKNATLQFSFLTPFAFKEATEGWMKGARTMWTNNSFNMYLELQPGVTMEQIAPKIKNIVYDHNMEMRPAKPEVIIHPLKKWHLYNDFKNGKAVGGFIDYVRMFSVIGILVLLIACINFMNLSTARSEKRAREVGVRKAIGSQRSDLIAQFLAESIMITFISFLLSIVMVQLAIPSFNAIVGSAISVPYTNVLFWGAMIAYVLLTGLLAGSRPAFYLSSFNPVQVLKGTIKVGKSASLPRKILVVMQFSCSIALIISTIIVYQQIQYAKNRPTGYSSTRLMMTDMSGDLEHNYSALKNDLIASGMVESVASASSPVTNIYSHAGVENWPGKNAGETGINVGAISVSPNYFKTMGMAMKEGRDFSAEWAADTTNVIINEAAVKRMGLKDPINKVINYSFMGRVHIIGVVKDALMESPFTPVQPAVFNHGRGGNNIMYRLAPNADMQDAIKRIGKIFDTYNPAYPYIYQFVDEEYNRKFSLEALVGKLAGVFAGLAIFISCLGLFGLAAYVAEQRTKEIGIRKVLGASIAQVWLLLSKEFILLVMLSCIIATPVAFYFLKDWLQKYDYRITIGPGVFVLSAVAAIIITLVTISFQAIKAAVTNPVKSLRSE